One window of the Runella slithyformis DSM 19594 genome contains the following:
- a CDS encoding DUF4199 domain-containing protein, whose amino-acid sequence METQTTTARTALKFGIISGVAGIIFMTVLYVSGQAANTGLAWLGTVITIIVMVLAMKEFRTLNGGFMSYGQGLGIGTLMAGISGFLSAVYSYIYQEFIDTTLRQQILDKVREDLENRGMDDAQIEQAVEMTQKFSSPGITFAIGVIGSIFIGFIIALIISAIMKKDKPFEME is encoded by the coding sequence ATGGAAACACAAACAACTACCGCGCGTACCGCCTTAAAATTCGGCATCATCTCAGGAGTGGCCGGGATCATCTTTATGACTGTGCTCTATGTTTCCGGCCAGGCCGCCAATACCGGTCTGGCGTGGCTCGGGACCGTCATTACGATTATAGTCATGGTGTTGGCGATGAAAGAATTCAGAACATTGAACGGCGGCTTTATGTCTTATGGACAAGGCCTTGGCATCGGCACGTTGATGGCAGGAATCTCGGGCTTTCTTTCCGCCGTTTATTCGTATATCTATCAGGAATTCATTGATACAACCCTGCGTCAGCAGATCCTTGACAAAGTTCGTGAGGACTTGGAAAATCGCGGCATGGACGACGCTCAGATAGAGCAGGCCGTGGAAATGACGCAGAAATTTTCCAGTCCGGGCATTACGTTTGCCATTGGGGTAATCGGTTCTATTTTTATCGGTTTCATCATTGCACTCATCATTTCAGCCATTATGAAAAAAGACAAGCCTTTTGAAATGGAATAA
- the lptB gene encoding LPS export ABC transporter ATP-binding protein produces MILRTENLIKKYGSRLVNDNVSYQVGQGEIVGLLGPNGAGKTTSFYMATGLVKPNSGHVYIDDKDITDLPMYKRARLGIGYLAQEASVFRTLTVEENIIAVLQMTNLSKADQKAKCEELLDEFNLHHVRKNKGMVLSGGERRRTEIARCLAVDPKFILLDEPFAGVDPIAVEDIQTIVAKLKFRNIGILITDHNVSETLSITDRAYLLFEGKILKQGTPEELAADPQVRRLYLGQSFELKRKVV; encoded by the coding sequence ATGATTCTACGAACAGAAAATTTAATAAAAAAATACGGCTCGCGCCTCGTCAACGACAACGTGAGCTACCAAGTAGGTCAGGGAGAAATTGTGGGGTTATTGGGCCCTAACGGTGCCGGAAAAACCACTTCTTTTTACATGGCAACGGGATTGGTGAAACCCAACAGCGGCCACGTATACATTGATGACAAAGACATTACAGACCTGCCCATGTACAAGCGGGCGCGTCTCGGCATCGGTTACCTGGCACAGGAAGCGTCTGTTTTCAGAACACTGACGGTCGAAGAAAACATCATTGCGGTACTTCAAATGACCAACCTCTCCAAGGCCGACCAAAAGGCCAAATGCGAAGAGCTGCTGGATGAATTTAACCTTCACCATGTTCGTAAAAACAAAGGGATGGTCCTCTCGGGCGGAGAGCGTCGCCGTACCGAAATTGCCCGCTGTCTGGCCGTAGACCCCAAATTCATTTTGCTGGATGAACCGTTTGCGGGCGTTGACCCCATCGCGGTAGAAGACATTCAAACCATTGTGGCTAAGTTAAAATTCAGAAATATCGGCATTTTGATCACGGACCACAACGTATCCGAAACCCTTTCCATCACCGACCGCGCGTATCTGTTGTTTGAAGGAAAAATATTAAAACAAGGCACCCCCGAAGAACTCGCTGCTGACCCGCAGGTCCGTAGGTTATATCTCGGACAAAGTTTTGAGCTGAAACGTAAAGTCGTTTAA
- the recJ gene encoding single-stranded-DNA-specific exonuclease RecJ produces the protein MTTKRWTYRQTLTPDQQAQADALAASINVNPFLGRLLVQRGITTFETAKAFFRPAMEHLHDPFLMKNMDKAVARLLQAFEHKEKIIIYGDYDVDGATSVAMFYGFLKKYYPFIEYYIPDRYIEGYGVSWQGIDYAEANGFSLIVTLDCGIKSAEKVADAKRRGIDFIICDHHRPDTNLPPAVAVLDPKQEDCPYPYKELTGCGVGFKLLQALCQQGFADEADLMDQLDLLVVSIAADIVHITGENRVLAAYGLKKLNERKRVGLNALIEIAGFRNALDITNVVFGLAPRINAAGRIAHAKEAVRLLLCNDKYEAEAFAQEINKHNSDRRTFDTGITDEALNMIREDAWMVGANSTVLYKEDWHKGVVGIVASRCIEHFHRPTIILTNSHGKAAGSARSVPGFDVYEAIEACSDLLEQFGGHTFAAGLSLSVDNVPAFRMRFDEIVKTRISPEQLTPLVDIDMDLELNAISAKFYNILKQMAPFGPENMTPVFASHDVRMSGTPTIMKEKHLKIEVFQPSPQGAVKFTAIGFGMADLYPKLISGKPFSIAYTIEENTFRDKTTLQLYLKDIRFE, from the coding sequence ATGACGACCAAACGCTGGACATACCGACAAACCCTAACGCCCGATCAACAAGCCCAAGCCGACGCCCTTGCCGCCTCCATTAATGTCAATCCGTTTTTGGGAAGGCTTCTGGTGCAGAGAGGCATTACGACGTTTGAGACCGCCAAAGCTTTTTTTCGCCCTGCCATGGAGCACCTTCATGACCCTTTTCTGATGAAAAACATGGACAAAGCGGTGGCAAGATTGCTTCAGGCGTTTGAGCATAAAGAAAAGATCATCATTTACGGCGATTATGACGTCGACGGCGCCACGTCGGTGGCGATGTTTTACGGATTTCTCAAAAAATACTATCCTTTCATCGAGTACTATATTCCCGACCGCTACATTGAGGGCTATGGCGTTTCGTGGCAGGGCATTGACTACGCCGAAGCCAACGGATTTTCCCTCATCGTCACCCTTGACTGCGGCATCAAATCGGCCGAGAAGGTAGCCGATGCCAAACGCCGAGGCATTGATTTTATCATTTGTGACCACCACCGGCCGGATACGAATTTACCGCCGGCCGTGGCCGTTCTGGACCCCAAGCAGGAAGACTGCCCTTATCCATACAAAGAACTGACGGGCTGCGGTGTAGGATTTAAACTGTTGCAGGCGTTGTGCCAACAGGGATTTGCCGATGAGGCCGATCTGATGGACCAATTGGACCTGCTGGTGGTCAGTATTGCCGCTGACATTGTACACATCACGGGAGAAAACCGCGTTTTGGCAGCCTATGGCCTCAAAAAACTCAATGAACGCAAACGCGTCGGGCTGAATGCCCTGATCGAAATTGCGGGCTTTCGCAATGCGCTCGACATCACCAATGTGGTCTTCGGGCTGGCCCCGCGCATCAATGCCGCCGGCCGGATCGCCCACGCCAAAGAAGCCGTTCGGTTATTGCTCTGCAACGATAAATACGAAGCCGAAGCCTTTGCCCAGGAAATAAATAAGCACAACAGCGACCGCCGGACGTTTGATACCGGCATCACCGACGAAGCCCTCAACATGATTCGTGAAGATGCCTGGATGGTAGGTGCCAACAGCACTGTGCTCTACAAAGAAGATTGGCATAAAGGTGTGGTGGGCATTGTAGCCAGCCGATGCATCGAACATTTCCACCGCCCCACCATTATTCTGACCAATTCGCACGGCAAGGCCGCGGGCTCGGCGCGGTCGGTTCCGGGGTTTGACGTCTACGAGGCCATCGAAGCCTGCTCCGATCTGTTGGAACAGTTTGGAGGGCATACGTTTGCGGCCGGGCTTTCCTTATCCGTCGATAACGTCCCGGCGTTCAGAATGCGTTTTGACGAAATTGTCAAAACACGCATTTCTCCCGAACAGCTTACCCCGCTTGTCGACATTGACATGGACCTGGAATTGAACGCCATCAGCGCTAAGTTTTATAATATCCTTAAACAAATGGCACCTTTCGGCCCCGAAAACATGACGCCTGTATTTGCCAGTCATGACGTACGGATGAGTGGTACACCCACCATTATGAAGGAAAAACACCTCAAAATTGAAGTGTTTCAACCAAGCCCGCAGGGAGCCGTTAAGTTTACCGCCATCGGATTCGGCATGGCGGATCTCTACCCAAAGCTCATCAGCGGCAAACCTTTTTCCATCGCCTATACCATCGAAGAAAATACGTTTCGGGACAAAACGACGTTACAGTTGTATTTGAAAGACATTCGATTTGAGTAA
- a CDS encoding saccharopine dehydrogenase C-terminal domain-containing protein, translated as MQNVLVIGLGKVGSLVAILLNKQFSVKGLDKRQPAKPLPFEVIEGDVTDEAFIQTTLAGFDAVVSCMPYNLNLPIARAAYASCIHYFDLTEDVPTTAAIRQMAETHRGVMAPQCGLAPGLIGIVGADLARRFDRLRDIELRVGALPCYPNGLLGYSFTWSPAGVINEYINDAEVIQNGERKMVSSLDGMEVINIEGQEFEAFSTSGGLGTMCETYLGKVDTLNYKTIRYPGHAKLMRFLLYELILKNRREQLEEILTAAKPPVKEDVVYVYAVVEGWQGDGLAREELFRAYHPRLIDGQSWRAISWTTAASIAAVVEMVAAGVLPQHGFIKQEEIPFEAFLATENGSFFRDNN; from the coding sequence ATGCAAAACGTACTAGTCATTGGGCTGGGGAAGGTAGGCTCATTGGTGGCTATCCTGCTCAACAAACAATTCAGTGTAAAGGGTTTGGACAAGCGCCAACCCGCCAAACCCCTTCCTTTTGAAGTCATCGAAGGAGACGTAACGGATGAAGCATTCATCCAAACGACGCTGGCCGGTTTTGACGCCGTAGTGTCGTGCATGCCGTATAATCTCAATTTACCCATTGCCCGTGCGGCCTATGCATCGTGCATCCATTATTTTGACCTGACCGAAGATGTTCCCACCACCGCCGCCATTCGGCAAATGGCCGAAACACACCGGGGCGTGATGGCTCCTCAGTGCGGATTGGCGCCGGGCCTCATCGGAATCGTCGGGGCTGATCTGGCCCGGCGATTTGACCGGCTGCGTGATATAGAACTTCGCGTGGGGGCGCTGCCGTGTTATCCCAACGGCCTGTTGGGGTATTCGTTTACGTGGTCGCCGGCGGGAGTCATCAATGAATATATCAACGATGCGGAAGTGATACAGAACGGGGAGCGCAAGATGGTGTCGTCGCTGGATGGGATGGAAGTGATCAATATCGAAGGGCAGGAGTTTGAGGCCTTCAGTACCTCGGGCGGACTGGGCACTATGTGTGAAACGTATCTCGGGAAAGTGGATACGCTCAATTATAAAACCATTCGCTACCCGGGCCACGCCAAATTGATGCGGTTTTTGTTGTATGAATTGATCCTGAAAAACCGCCGTGAGCAATTGGAAGAAATTCTGACCGCTGCTAAACCTCCCGTCAAAGAGGATGTAGTGTATGTGTACGCGGTGGTGGAAGGCTGGCAGGGCGACGGACTGGCGCGCGAAGAGTTGTTTCGAGCGTACCATCCCCGTTTGATCGACGGGCAGTCATGGCGGGCTATTTCCTGGACCACAGCGGCATCCATTGCGGCAGTCGTGGAGATGGTTGCTGCCGGGGTGTTGCCGCAACATGGGTTTATTAAGCAGGAGGAAATTCCGTTTGAGGCATTTTTAGCCACCGAAAACGGCTCCTTTTTCAGGGACAATAATTAA
- a CDS encoding L-rhamnose mutarotase, which translates to MPRYCLALDLKDDPTLIAEYEKYHEKIRPEIAESITGAGITQMEIYRIGNRLFMIMETTDAFSFEEKAAADAANPKVQEWENLMWRYQQALPMAKEGEKWMLMKNIFQLS; encoded by the coding sequence ATGCCGCGCTATTGCCTTGCCCTCGACCTCAAAGATGACCCCACCCTCATTGCCGAGTACGAAAAATACCACGAAAAAATTCGCCCTGAAATCGCCGAAAGTATTACAGGCGCGGGCATTACGCAGATGGAAATCTACCGTATCGGCAATCGTCTTTTCATGATCATGGAAACAACCGATGCTTTCTCCTTTGAAGAAAAAGCCGCTGCCGATGCCGCCAACCCCAAAGTTCAGGAATGGGAAAATCTCATGTGGCGTTACCAACAGGCCCTGCCCATGGCCAAAGAAGGCGAAAAATGGATGCTTATGAAAAATATTTTTCAATTATCGTAG
- a CDS encoding nuclease A inhibitor family protein: MNSGIKTEFPAEVTHLVKDLLYPSESDEPIEWFSFNANIKDDLSAADVEFYLGYPPSVTSEEIPVENFWSPLLTVEEWYGDDERAQVERFQSAKQLLETNLKKIKAFRVGQIEIDLYLIGQLNEKEWGGLKTKLVET; the protein is encoded by the coding sequence ATGAATTCCGGCATTAAGACGGAGTTCCCCGCAGAAGTCACCCACTTGGTCAAAGATTTATTATATCCAAGTGAATCAGACGAACCCATCGAGTGGTTCAGTTTTAACGCAAATATCAAAGACGATTTGAGTGCTGCCGACGTGGAGTTTTATTTGGGTTATCCTCCCTCCGTCACGTCGGAAGAAATACCCGTCGAGAATTTTTGGAGCCCTCTTCTGACGGTGGAAGAATGGTACGGTGATGACGAACGGGCGCAGGTTGAACGCTTTCAATCCGCGAAGCAGTTGCTCGAAACAAATCTGAAAAAAATCAAAGCTTTTCGTGTGGGTCAGATCGAAATCGACCTGTATCTGATCGGGCAGCTCAACGAAAAAGAGTGGGGAGGACTGAAAACAAAGCTGGTGGAAACGTAA